A segment of the Chitinispirillales bacterium genome:
GTCAAGAAACTACTATTGAAATTCAAATAGGGTATAAAGTAATCGGCGATAAGTCCTATACGCGAATAGGAAACGATATTGAACTTTACTTTGACGCAAAAACCGAAGAACGAAGTGAAATTGTAAATAAGGGTAAAGATTTATTAAAACAACAATTATCCTGTAAAAAAATAACCTATACCGATGGGCGAGATTATGACTGGAAATAGATACTGCGTAATACACGGACATTTTTACCAACCTCCCAGAGAAGACCCCTGGGAAGACGAGATTGAACGTCAGCCGTCGGCTAAGCCGTACCATGATTGGAATGAAAGAATTTATGACGAGTGTTATCGTCCCAATTCGTTTTCAAGAATACTTAACGAAGAAAGTGAAATCGTCGCCGTAAATAACAATTTCTGTTACATGAATTTTAATTTTGGACCTACGCTTTTTCGCTGGATAGCCAAAAAACATCCGACCGTTTATAACAGAATAATAGAGGCGGATAAACGCAGCCGCGAAGATAACGACGGACACGGAAGCGCTATCGCTCAGATTTATAGTCATATAATAATGCCGCTTGCGACTAAAAAAGATAAATTGACGCAAATACGCTGGGCGAAATCGTTTTTCAAAAGACATTTTAAACGTGAAACCGAGGGATTCTGGTTGTCGGAAACCGCAATAAACATGGAAACAATCGAATGTTTGGTGGACGAGAATGTAAAATTTGTAATTCTGTCGCCTAATCAGGCGGAAAAATTTCGTTACGATTCAAACGGCGAATGGCTTGAAACTTCGGAGTATGGGCTTGACCCGAAATATACATATAGATGTTTTGTTGAAAACCGAAACGGTGAACGAAACGGAAAGTATATTGACATATTTTTTTTCAACGAAGGCTTATCGCAGCAAATCAGTTTTGAAAATTTACTTGAAAACGCCGATATTTTAACTGATAAAATTAATACCTGTTACGATGAAAGCTCAAATGAAAATCAGTTGGTAAATATTGCTACGGACGGTGAAACTTTTGGGCATCATAAAAAAAACGCCGATATGTGTCTTGCGTATTTTTTTAGAAAACGCGCCGCTCAATCCGGCATAAAAATGGTAAACTATGCGACCTATCTGGCAAAAAATCCTCCTAAACGAGAAGTTAAAATAAAAAACGCTTTCGGAGAAGGAACCGCTTGGAGTTGCGCACACGGGACAGGACGTTGGAGCAGGGATTGCGGCTGTAACACAGGCGCATTGCCGCAATGGAACCAAAAATGGCGTTCCCCGCTTCGTAGAGCGTTGCAAATTTTGCAATCCGAAATCGACTTTATTTATCATCAAGAAATGAGTGCGTTTTTTGAAAATCCCGATAAAATTCGCGATATGTACGAGCCGTTTATCGACGATCAAAGCAATGTAAAGAAATTTATTGAGAAAAATGCGAAAAAAAACGTAAATATTTCCGACGACCGAATTTCAAGAATATTAATGCTTTTGGAAGCGCAAAAATTTATCCTTTTCTCTTTCACTTCCTGCGCATGGTTTTTCAACGATATTTCCGGAATTGAGCCGCTGCAAAATTTGCGTTACGCGTTTAGAGCATGGCAATTGACATATCCCAACGCAAAAAACAATTCGGTACTGCAGGAATTTCTGCTTATTTTACAACAGGCGAAAAGTAATTACCCAGACATTGACGGGAAAAAAATCGTTGAAAAAGAAATACTTCCGATGGCGGATCATTTGGAACGTGTAGCGTTTACCATAGCTGTCAATCACTATTTATACGGCTTTTATTCCGGCAGCAAAAAAACCGGACTAGAAGATTATTCATATTCGACAAATGTCATAAAAAATGAAGAAGACAGAGTTTTTGATAAAAAAACGTGGCGAATATATTCGGCGGACGTCGCTCATAAAATTTCACAGGAAAGAAAATCATTTATTATCGCGTTGTATAAAAACGGCAGTCAAATTGAAGGCGTAGTATTTAACGAAAAGCAAAAACTGCCGAAAAACGATTCCGCTTTTGCAAAATTCATGGATGACAAAGACCTGATGAGATTTACTTTGCGGGATATCGTTCCGTCGGCGAGAGATCATGTTACGAAAAGATTTGTCGATGATTTTGCGAACGACACTTATTTGGATTATTTGTCGTGGGCAGGGACGCAGAATAACCGTTTGAACGCTATAATCGACGTAAATAACGGTCTTCCGAGCGAACTTTCAGAAACAATTAAATTTTATATTGATAAAGAATGGGACATGGCGATTGCGGCGTTTCTACAGGCAAGCGAGAAAATTCAAGATTTTGTAAATAAACTTTCGGATATAAACGAACGTGCGGATCGCTATAAAATATTTATAGACAAAATTAAGAGCGCCGAAAAAATTCGCCTGAAAATAAATGATGACTTGAAAATTCTAGACGATGACTTTAACAATGAAAAATTAGTCGATTCAATTATCGTTAAACTTGATGTCGTGAAAAATTTGGCGATTCCTTTGCATTTTCATCAGGTGCAAGACAGATTTTATTTAATTTACAAGCAAGTTATAAACGATATTTATCCGCACTGGACCGCAAACGGAAGATCTGTAGGTAAAGAACGGCAAACTATAATGTTAATTAACAAGCTTGCGAAAAAATTCGGATTTAATATTGATAAAACAGCGGTTTAAAAAAATGATTAAGATTATCGTCTCTGAAAATGACGGTGGGAAGCGAATAGACAGGCTTGTTCGAGAAGAGTTGAATTGTTGTTCTTTGGGTGAAATTTTTAGATTGTTTCGTACCAGAAGAGTTTCAATAAACGGTATAAAATGCAAAGAGAGCGAACGGGTAAAATTTGGCGATGAAATTTTAATTTTTGCAGATAAAGACGAATTAAAAAACAAATCCGCTCAAAAAATTAAAATTATAAATAAAAATAATTTTCAATTGATTTACGAAGATAAAAATCTAATTGTATGCAACAAACTATCGGGTGTTGCAAGTCAGCCCGGTAAAGGAATTCCGTCGGGAACGTCGCTTATCGAACTTGCGCGGAATTACGCTGATGAAAAATTTGTTCCCTATCTGATTCATAGAATTGACGCCGATACGTCCGGAGTGATTTTGATCGCGAAAGACATTGACTTTTTAAGGAGTTTGCAAAATATTTGGAACAGTGAATTTGTCAAAAAAGAATACGTTGCCGTTTGTTTCGGAAATTTTGACCAAAAAAACGGAAAAATCGACTTAAAACTTGAAAGAACGTCAAAAGAGGCTGCGGGAATGAAAATGAAAGTAACCGAACATGGCGGACTTCGCTCAATTTCTCAGTATAAAATAATTTCACAAAACGAAAATTGTGCAATAGTTTCAGTAGAAATCAATACCGGACGAACACATCAAATTCGCACGCATTTTGCGTATATAAACCACTGCTTACTGGGAGATAAACGCTACGGTAATAATCAAGCCGACAAAGCCATTGAGGAAAAAAGCGGATTAAAAATCAATAGACTTATGTTGCATTCTCATAAAATTTCTTTTTTTTTGAACAAAAAACAATATAGTTTCTCGGCGCAAATACCCGATATTTTTCACAAATTCATAAAATAATTATTCAATCGCCGCTTTTAAAGAATCGGCGATCGACTTTTTCGCAGCGGTCGCTTCCAAAATACCGTCATACATCCTTTTTCTGTCAATTATCTCTTTCACATAGAAAAAAGGTTCGTCGCCGCGGCAGTACCCATATTTTACTTCTGGACGATAATAATATTCCGGATTAGAAAGTTTTCGTAAGGCGACGGCGACGTTATTATCCCATTTCAGAGAATCTAATTTCATACGTGCGGCAAGTCGTTGAGCATCCTTTATATGCCCTATTCCCGCATTATAAGAACCTAACATAAATTTTACAATTTCATTTGTGTCAGCCATATTTTTCCAATAATTATCGTAAATGTACTGCAAGTATTTTACTCCGGCTTTGATATTATTTTCCGGCGTTGAAATGTCCTTAAAACCAAGAGTCATCCCCGTCTGCGGAAGAACCTGCATAATTCCTTTCGCTCCTGCCCACGATTCCTGCGAATTATCGAATTTTGATTCCTGATATGCCATTGAAGCAAGAAGCGTCCAAGAAGCGATAGGCAATATCTCATATTTTTTGAATAAAGAATCGTAAGGTGAAATCGCCTCAGTTTCCAAAACAAAATATTCACTGTTTCGACGGGCGTTATACAGTGAAGAATTTCCATAATATTTATCATAAATAATATTATGCAGAGGATTGGAATTTTCATTTATTTTCGCAATCCAGTTATCCGCCGCCTCTTTCAGTTCTAAACTTGAGCTGCGAAACGCCCACGCAATTCTTTGTGAAAAACTTATAGGAACGGATACGTCGATATTTTTATGGAAAGAACTGTTTATTTTAGCTAAATTTTCATCGGCGATAGTATATTCAATTTCACCTCTGCTAACCATTCCAATCAAGTCTTCAGGTTCATGAATATCGGAAAGATTTATTATAATATCGCCTCCTATTTCATTGGATAAATTTTTTAAACGCTGGCGAAAAGCTCCGGTTGCCGGAACGGTTACTGTTTTTCCTATAAGTTCTATCGGATCTGATATAATCGCTTTTTTCTTTTGCCTGTAATTCATGTATTTGTAATTTTCCGGAAGACGTTGTACCAAAACCTGACGGGTAGTGTTATGATGTTTGGCAAATAAAATTTTCTCGCTTATTTCCTGCGTGACCAGTAAATTCGCCGCAATCAAATCGCCGTCCCCGTTTTCAAGCATAATAAAAAGCGAATCATATGTAGATGGAATTTTAATTTCCAAATCGACGTTTATTTCTTTTGCAAATAAATTTAAAAGTTCGTATTCATATCCCATCGGCTGTCCTTTGTATATGAAAAAACTATTTGCGTTGTAACGAGTAAGCGCCACCAATTTTTTACGTTTTTTTATAGTATTCAGGTCGATAACCTGCTTTTTAGTTATTATTGGCATTTCAAAACTTTCGTGTTTTTTATCCAGCCAAAAACAAACCCACAAAATAAAAATTAATAAAAGTATTACAATTTTACTCATATTTATTCTCTATAAAAGATGGTTGTGCAATGATATGTTGTTTCATATAACGATATAAATACGGGTCAAGTTCGTTAAATAATTTTTGCACTTTTTTCATCGCCGGAGTGGAATTACCACGGTTGTTTTCTAAAAAATTTCCATCACGCATAAAATTGAAAATGTCTATTAAATCGTTTTCTGTGAATAAAGCCGTTAAATACATCGCTCCGGTTTCAACGAATGTCTGAGAGTTGAAAAAGTAGTCCATTCTTTCACGAACATCACGAATTTGTTTGCCGTTTAAGTCTTTCTCCTGTAAATAATTTTCAATATATCTGTCCGCTTTTTCCGTTAGATACATAATTTTTATTTCCCGCATAATTTTTATTGCAGTCGGCGACATTTCCGGCGAAGCGAATAAATATTCACAAAAAACCGTAACGACAACAATTATGAATTTACCCAAAGTTTCAATTTTTTTCATAAGTTTTTCTCCCGTCTTAACATAAAATATAAATTTCTACAGTTTGAATGCAGCTTTTTATTTTTTATGTAGTATCAAATTTGTAAAAATCTTTAATAAATAGATTTTTACTTTTGCAAAAATCTATTTTCTTATAAAAATTTTAGGAGAAAAAATGCAAAACGGACAATTTATTTGGGAAACGCATGGAATCCATACAGGAACTGGAAACGATCCTGTTAAACACGGAGTCGATGAAATCGAAATTATTACTGAAAAAGCGATTTCACTAAATCATCCGAACATTACATTCATAATTCACACGCCACGTTTAACGAAATTCCGCTACCAAAGCGAAGAACATACAAACATTAAATTTATTCGCGGAAGCGAGGCGTATCAAAATTACACCCAAAAAATTACCGATTTACGTGAAAAATACAGAGCTAAAATAAACATAAAATACGGAATCGAATTGGAGTGGCTCGGTTCAAAATTAGGTTTGCAATGGAATAGAAGCAAAATATTACAAGTTCCTGACGCTGATTTTGTAATAGGTTCGGTTCATTTCTCAAATGAAGGCGTATCGTACGACGGTTCAAAAGAAGAGGCTCAAAAATTGCTTAAAATCCGCGGTTCTTTAGAGAATTATTGGGCGGCGTATTTTGATGAATTGATTGAAATGGTATCATATTCGTCAAGCATGATTCACGCGGTCGGACATTTAGATTTACCAAAAGTTTACGTAGATTTTCCGCACGAATTTACCGAACTCGACAATGCCGATAATATTGTTTGCGACCGTCTGCGAGTGCTTTTAGAAACAATATCGGAGAATAATTTAGCGTTAGACCTAAATCTTGCGGGAATAAAAAAAGGCTGCGGAATTTATCCTAATTTGCCGATTCTCAAACGTGCGAGAGTGCTGAAAATACCTATCGCCATAGGAACGGACACGCACAATATAGACGAATACGGGAAATTTTACGGTGAAGGTATCGCTTATGCTAAAAAGGCGGGATACAGCCAATACGTAAGTTTTTCTCGCGGAATTCCAGAAATTCGTCCGTTCAGTTACGAAAACAGTGAAGATGTCGATAACTACAAAGCGCTTAATTTGAGCATAGAAATATTGAACAGAAGATTTTCCGCAAGCGATTCGGGAAGAATCCCGCGTTTTGCATTCGGTGGAAAATATTTGTCATTCATAAATCAATATGACGGAGCGACTCCGCTTGGAAACCTTTCGGCTATAAGAATAAGAAGAGAGCGAAAAAGCATAATGATAGGCTCGGATTTCCAGCAAGAGCGCTTAAAAAATGAAATGGGAATCTTACTCAAACACTATAACAAACCCGGGGTTTTATCTGTTTTGTTTAATACGCTTGCTTCCGAAGGCATAAATGTAAAAACAGCGTTTCTTAATTCCGAGAACGATGATGTTTCTGAAGCGTTTTTAACTGTTTCTGGAGCCGAAGAAAGTATTGTAGAGGCGATAGAATTTGCAAACGGAACAGAAAAGAATAATTTTATTTCAATAGAATTTGGCAGTAAAATCAGCATTCCGTTAATAAAAAAACATAAATATTATCTATTGGAAATGGACGGGGTTAAACTCCCTATTCCTATATCAAAAAATATGATTTTGGCTGTAATAAATAATAAACCCGGCGTTTTACTGATTCTTCTTTCGGCGCTTGCTTCCAGAAACATAAATATCATTGATTTACAACTCGGAGAAAGAGGCGATAAAGGTTTTGCGGCGCTTTCTTATGACGGCGATTTTGGCGTTGTTGAAGACATGCTTAGAAAACTTGGCGACCAATACTACGAAACCACGCATTTTCAATTGAGCGCATTATGATAAGTGTCAATATATTCTTTAACTATATTGGGTTATGATATTTATGAGCCGCTTCCCTGTCACAACACGTTGAGTCGAAAGATTTGACTCCAAAGGATACCCGTA
Coding sequences within it:
- a CDS encoding DUF3536 domain-containing protein; its protein translation is MTGNRYCVIHGHFYQPPREDPWEDEIERQPSAKPYHDWNERIYDECYRPNSFSRILNEESEIVAVNNNFCYMNFNFGPTLFRWIAKKHPTVYNRIIEADKRSREDNDGHGSAIAQIYSHIIMPLATKKDKLTQIRWAKSFFKRHFKRETEGFWLSETAINMETIECLVDENVKFVILSPNQAEKFRYDSNGEWLETSEYGLDPKYTYRCFVENRNGERNGKYIDIFFFNEGLSQQISFENLLENADILTDKINTCYDESSNENQLVNIATDGETFGHHKKNADMCLAYFFRKRAAQSGIKMVNYATYLAKNPPKREVKIKNAFGEGTAWSCAHGTGRWSRDCGCNTGALPQWNQKWRSPLRRALQILQSEIDFIYHQEMSAFFENPDKIRDMYEPFIDDQSNVKKFIEKNAKKNVNISDDRISRILMLLEAQKFILFSFTSCAWFFNDISGIEPLQNLRYAFRAWQLTYPNAKNNSVLQEFLLILQQAKSNYPDIDGKKIVEKEILPMADHLERVAFTIAVNHYLYGFYSGSKKTGLEDYSYSTNVIKNEEDRVFDKKTWRIYSADVAHKISQERKSFIIALYKNGSQIEGVVFNEKQKLPKNDSAFAKFMDDKDLMRFTLRDIVPSARDHVTKRFVDDFANDTYLDYLSWAGTQNNRLNAIIDVNNGLPSELSETIKFYIDKEWDMAIAAFLQASEKIQDFVNKLSDINERADRYKIFIDKIKSAEKIRLKINDDLKILDDDFNNEKLVDSIIVKLDVVKNLAIPLHFHQVQDRFYLIYKQVINDIYPHWTANGRSVGKERQTIMLINKLAKKFGFNIDKTAV
- a CDS encoding RluA family pseudouridine synthase, which encodes MIKIIVSENDGGKRIDRLVREELNCCSLGEIFRLFRTRRVSINGIKCKESERVKFGDEILIFADKDELKNKSAQKIKIINKNNFQLIYEDKNLIVCNKLSGVASQPGKGIPSGTSLIELARNYADEKFVPYLIHRIDADTSGVILIAKDIDFLRSLQNIWNSEFVKKEYVAVCFGNFDQKNGKIDLKLERTSKEAAGMKMKVTEHGGLRSISQYKIISQNENCAIVSVEINTGRTHQIRTHFAYINHCLLGDKRYGNNQADKAIEEKSGLKINRLMLHSHKISFFLNKKQYSFSAQIPDIFHKFIK
- a CDS encoding transporter substrate-binding domain-containing protein produces the protein MSKIVILLLIFILWVCFWLDKKHESFEMPIITKKQVIDLNTIKKRKKLVALTRYNANSFFIYKGQPMGYEYELLNLFAKEINVDLEIKIPSTYDSLFIMLENGDGDLIAANLLVTQEISEKILFAKHHNTTRQVLVQRLPENYKYMNYRQKKKAIISDPIELIGKTVTVPATGAFRQRLKNLSNEIGGDIIINLSDIHEPEDLIGMVSRGEIEYTIADENLAKINSSFHKNIDVSVPISFSQRIAWAFRSSSLELKEAADNWIAKINENSNPLHNIIYDKYYGNSSLYNARRNSEYFVLETEAISPYDSLFKKYEILPIASWTLLASMAYQESKFDNSQESWAGAKGIMQVLPQTGMTLGFKDISTPENNIKAGVKYLQYIYDNYWKNMADTNEIVKFMLGSYNAGIGHIKDAQRLAARMKLDSLKWDNNVAVALRKLSNPEYYYRPEVKYGYCRGDEPFFYVKEIIDRKRMYDGILEATAAKKSIADSLKAAIE
- a CDS encoding histidinol-phosphatase HisJ family protein translates to MQNGQFIWETHGIHTGTGNDPVKHGVDEIEIITEKAISLNHPNITFIIHTPRLTKFRYQSEEHTNIKFIRGSEAYQNYTQKITDLREKYRAKINIKYGIELEWLGSKLGLQWNRSKILQVPDADFVIGSVHFSNEGVSYDGSKEEAQKLLKIRGSLENYWAAYFDELIEMVSYSSSMIHAVGHLDLPKVYVDFPHEFTELDNADNIVCDRLRVLLETISENNLALDLNLAGIKKGCGIYPNLPILKRARVLKIPIAIGTDTHNIDEYGKFYGEGIAYAKKAGYSQYVSFSRGIPEIRPFSYENSEDVDNYKALNLSIEILNRRFSASDSGRIPRFAFGGKYLSFINQYDGATPLGNLSAIRIRRERKSIMIGSDFQQERLKNEMGILLKHYNKPGVLSVLFNTLASEGINVKTAFLNSENDDVSEAFLTVSGAEESIVEAIEFANGTEKNNFISIEFGSKISIPLIKKHKYYLLEMDGVKLPIPISKNMILAVINNKPGVLLILLSALASRNINIIDLQLGERGDKGFAALSYDGDFGVVEDMLRKLGDQYYETTHFQLSAL